The Corynebacterium pseudopelargi genome contains a region encoding:
- a CDS encoding anaerobic C4-dicarboxylate transporter, whose amino-acid sequence MLSGILDPTSGVAILLQIAVILFCLLLGTRYGGLGLGLISGFGLMVMVFVFGLAPGEPPISVMLTIIAVIGCASTLQQAGGLDVMMQFAEKLLRKKPSMVTILAPLTTWTLTVLCGTGHVVYTMFPIIEDIALKKGIRPERPMAVSSTAAQMGITASPVSVATVSLASILAEHAGVIESSFSIPQILSVALPASLSGVLLAALWSMRRGKDLDKDPEFQAKLKDPEFKQAVYGNSSTLIGQSFPKGAYRSMYIFFGAIAVVVILGAFEFLRPSFPTEDGQMKALSMNLVIQMIMLVAGAIILIFCGTDKNKIANTAVFKAGMTAVFSVFGVAWMADTFFGTHIDALKASLGDVVAQAPWMYAIVLLIVSKLVNSQAAALVAIAPLGLSLGVDPAVVVGFYGAAYGYWILPTYPSDLACIGFDPTGTTKIGKYVINHSFLIPGAICVFTSCVVGSLLAQLFLA is encoded by the coding sequence ATGCTCTCTGGGATTCTCGACCCAACCTCCGGCGTCGCCATCCTCCTACAAATCGCAGTCATCCTCTTTTGCCTACTCCTAGGCACCCGCTACGGAGGACTCGGCCTCGGCCTGATCTCCGGCTTCGGCCTGATGGTGATGGTGTTCGTCTTCGGACTCGCCCCAGGCGAACCGCCGATCTCCGTCATGCTCACCATCATCGCTGTGATCGGCTGCGCCTCAACCCTGCAACAGGCAGGCGGGCTCGATGTGATGATGCAGTTTGCAGAAAAACTGCTGCGCAAAAAGCCCTCGATGGTGACTATCTTGGCCCCGCTGACCACCTGGACACTGACGGTGCTGTGCGGCACCGGCCACGTGGTGTACACGATGTTTCCCATCATCGAAGACATCGCGCTAAAAAAGGGCATTCGCCCCGAACGCCCCATGGCCGTATCTTCTACCGCAGCACAAATGGGCATTACTGCCTCGCCAGTATCCGTTGCCACCGTGTCTCTCGCATCGATCCTGGCCGAACACGCCGGCGTGATTGAATCTTCTTTTTCCATCCCGCAGATCCTGAGCGTGGCCCTACCCGCCTCCCTATCCGGTGTGCTGCTGGCAGCGCTGTGGTCGATGCGCCGTGGCAAAGACTTGGATAAAGACCCGGAGTTCCAAGCAAAGCTCAAAGATCCAGAATTCAAACAAGCCGTCTACGGCAACTCCAGCACGCTAATTGGCCAGAGCTTCCCCAAAGGCGCCTACCGCTCGATGTACATCTTCTTTGGTGCCATTGCCGTGGTGGTGATCTTAGGTGCCTTCGAGTTCCTGCGCCCCTCCTTCCCCACCGAAGACGGCCAGATGAAGGCACTTTCCATGAACCTGGTTATCCAGATGATCATGCTGGTAGCCGGTGCCATCATCTTGATTTTCTGCGGCACGGATAAAAATAAGATCGCCAATACCGCAGTGTTTAAGGCAGGCATGACGGCGGTGTTCTCGGTATTCGGCGTGGCCTGGATGGCAGATACCTTCTTTGGCACCCACATTGATGCGCTCAAGGCATCGCTTGGCGATGTAGTAGCCCAAGCCCCCTGGATGTACGCCATTGTGCTGCTGATCGTATCCAAGCTGGTTAATTCCCAGGCAGCAGCACTCGTCGCCATCGCCCCACTGGGCTTAAGCCTCGGTGTGGACCCGGCAGTGGTGGTGGGCTTTTATGGCGCAGCCTACGGCTACTGGATTTTGCCCACCTACCCCTCAGACCTGGCCTGCATCGGCTTTGATCCCACCGGCACCACCAAGATTGGCAAATACGTTATCAACCACTCATTCCTGATCCCCGGCGCGATCTGCGTGTTCACCTCCTGCGTGGTGGGTTCGCTTCTAGCGCAGCTCTTCTTGGCCTAG
- the cspE gene encoding transcription antiterminator/RNA stability regulator CspE: MAQGTVKWFNAEKGFGFIAPEDGSADVFVHYSEIQGNGFRTLEENQRVEFEVGEGAKGPQAQQVHAL; the protein is encoded by the coding sequence ATGGCACAGGGTACTGTGAAGTGGTTCAACGCCGAAAAAGGTTTCGGCTTCATCGCTCCCGAGGACGGCTCCGCTGACGTCTTCGTTCACTATTCAGAAATTCAGGGCAACGGCTTCCGTACCCTCGAAGAAAACCAACGCGTTGAGTTCGAGGTTGGCGAGGGTGCTAAAGGCCCCCAAGCTCAGCAGGTTCACGCTCTCTAA
- a CDS encoding Zn-binding domain-containing protein yields the protein MQNISPVPGAQLGIELAQSVEKRFPTSTCTHLATIPARPAQYGTWPQWVLPSLKALLAERGIAAPYTHQVATAEHAWQRRHVVVATGTSSGKSLGYLLPTLSLLGTSSQATALYLTPTKALGSDQLAQVLNLCGSIEELFDVHPSAYDGDTLSEARPGIREQSRFVFSNPDMLHTAILPNHSRWMRFLRHLQFVIVDECHSYRGVFGAGVSLVLRRLLRLAKRYGAHPTVIFASATARDPGAHAQRLIGEEVVAISEDTAPSGTRTVMLWEPGFIEGATGEHGAPVRRAASTEAAGMMATLIAEGARTLTFVRSRRAAEVVAMRSAEELAGMGRTEDARRVAAYRAGYLAEDRRLLERQLDSGELLGVASTNALELGIDIGGLDAVLTAGFPGTIASFWQQAGRAGRRGQGSLVVLIARDEPMDTYLVHHPEALLGSPIEATVFNPHNPHILSGHLLCAAEELPLSEEEIDAFGARDVAESLAAQGLMRRRARGWYALPQPGAADIHTQVHLRGSGGRIAIVDHSDGRLLGTIDAATALSQVHPGAVYLHQGESFVVDELLLEEHMALVHQEFPEFSTHARTTTDIAIREVGEKVSNPAPGLWLSNIEVEVTDKVVGYTVKGRDGSILDMVALDLPPQQLITKAVAYTIDPLVLAQLGIDDIPGTLHAAEHAAIGMLPLIATCDRWDIGGVSTAEHPDTGLPTVFVYDGHPGGAGFADCGYERFREWIEATYEAVRSCACDHGCPSCVQSPKCGNGNQPLNKAGAIRLLGAMCAMLA from the coding sequence GTGCAGAATATTAGCCCCGTGCCGGGCGCCCAGCTCGGCATTGAGCTCGCGCAGAGCGTCGAAAAGCGGTTTCCAACCTCAACCTGCACCCACCTGGCCACGATCCCCGCGCGCCCTGCCCAATACGGCACATGGCCGCAGTGGGTGTTGCCCAGCCTCAAAGCGCTGCTGGCTGAGCGTGGCATTGCTGCGCCATATACCCATCAAGTAGCCACCGCCGAGCACGCCTGGCAACGCCGCCATGTGGTGGTGGCAACGGGCACGTCTTCTGGAAAATCGCTGGGCTATCTGCTGCCAACGCTGAGCCTTTTGGGCACATCGTCCCAGGCCACAGCACTGTATTTGACGCCTACCAAGGCCTTGGGGTCAGATCAGCTTGCCCAGGTGCTGAACCTTTGTGGCTCAATCGAGGAGCTTTTCGACGTCCACCCGAGCGCCTATGACGGCGACACCCTAAGTGAGGCGCGCCCTGGGATTCGCGAGCAATCGCGCTTTGTGTTTTCTAATCCAGACATGCTGCACACAGCGATCCTGCCCAACCACAGCCGCTGGATGCGCTTTCTGCGTCACCTCCAATTTGTCATCGTGGATGAATGCCATAGCTATCGTGGCGTTTTCGGCGCAGGGGTATCCCTGGTGCTGCGTCGCCTATTGCGCCTGGCCAAGCGCTATGGCGCTCACCCGACGGTGATCTTTGCTTCCGCTACCGCCCGCGACCCAGGCGCGCACGCGCAGCGATTAATCGGTGAAGAAGTCGTGGCCATCAGCGAAGACACAGCACCGAGTGGCACCCGCACCGTGATGCTGTGGGAGCCAGGCTTTATTGAAGGGGCCACCGGTGAGCACGGCGCTCCGGTGCGAAGGGCCGCCTCTACAGAGGCCGCTGGGATGATGGCCACCCTCATCGCCGAAGGTGCGCGCACCCTGACCTTCGTGCGCTCCCGGCGCGCTGCCGAAGTGGTAGCGATGCGCAGCGCGGAGGAATTAGCCGGCATGGGCCGCACCGAGGATGCCCGCAGAGTTGCTGCCTACCGAGCAGGCTATTTGGCAGAAGATCGCCGCCTATTAGAACGCCAATTAGATTCCGGCGAGCTTTTAGGCGTGGCCTCTACCAATGCCTTAGAACTGGGCATCGATATCGGCGGGCTCGACGCGGTGCTCACTGCCGGTTTCCCCGGCACGATTGCAAGTTTTTGGCAGCAAGCAGGCCGCGCCGGCAGACGAGGCCAAGGCTCCCTGGTGGTGCTCATTGCCCGCGATGAGCCGATGGATACCTATTTGGTGCACCACCCGGAAGCATTGCTGGGCTCTCCCATTGAGGCGACGGTGTTTAATCCCCACAATCCGCACATTTTGAGTGGCCATCTCCTCTGTGCTGCTGAAGAACTCCCCCTTTCCGAAGAAGAAATTGATGCCTTTGGCGCTAGGGACGTAGCCGAATCCCTGGCGGCCCAAGGCTTGATGCGCAGGCGTGCCCGCGGCTGGTATGCGCTGCCGCAACCTGGGGCTGCGGATATCCATACCCAGGTGCACTTGCGCGGTAGTGGTGGCCGCATTGCCATCGTGGATCACAGCGATGGGCGTTTGCTTGGCACCATCGATGCCGCCACCGCATTAAGCCAGGTGCATCCTGGTGCCGTGTACCTGCACCAGGGCGAATCCTTTGTGGTGGATGAGTTGCTGCTTGAAGAACACATGGCGCTCGTACACCAAGAATTCCCCGAGTTTTCTACCCATGCGCGCACCACTACCGATATTGCTATTCGCGAGGTAGGAGAAAAGGTATCCAACCCGGCACCGGGATTGTGGCTAAGCAATATCGAAGTAGAAGTAACCGACAAGGTCGTTGGCTACACCGTCAAAGGCAGAGACGGCTCCATCTTGGATATGGTGGCCTTGGATTTACCTCCTCAACAGCTCATTACCAAAGCGGTGGCCTACACCATTGATCCCTTGGTGCTTGCCCAGCTCGGCATCGACGATATTCCCGGCACCTTGCACGCCGCCGAACACGCAGCCATTGGCATGTTGCCGCTGATTGCCACCTGCGATCGTTGGGATATCGGTGGTGTTTCTACCGCCGAGCACCCCGATACTGGGCTGCCCACCGTGTTTGTGTACGACGGCCACCCAGGCGGTGCTGGCTTTGCCGATTGCGGCTACGAGCGTTTCCGCGAGTGGATCGAAGCCACCTATGAGGCCGTTCGATCATGCGCGTGCGACCATGGCTGTCCTTCCTGTGTGCAATCTCCAAAGTGCGGTAATGGCAATCAGCCTTTGAACAAAGCCGGCGCCATCCGCTTACTTGGGGCGATGTGTGCCATGTTGGCCTAA
- a CDS encoding Rv3654c family TadE-like protein codes for MIARRIGDDQGSATVVALGIALALSLMLGIILAIANTYIQAHKAQVAADMGAIAGAQALAQGQWACPKVQEVISANGARMSLCIEEGQDVRVAATVGRQVAQAKAGPI; via the coding sequence GTGATCGCGCGGCGAATCGGTGATGATCAAGGTTCGGCAACGGTGGTAGCCCTGGGCATCGCGCTGGCGCTGAGCTTGATGTTGGGCATCATCTTGGCCATTGCCAATACCTATATCCAGGCCCATAAAGCCCAGGTAGCAGCAGATATGGGTGCGATTGCTGGAGCCCAAGCGCTAGCCCAAGGCCAGTGGGCATGCCCGAAAGTGCAGGAGGTGATCAGTGCCAATGGTGCGCGAATGAGCCTGTGTATAGAAGAAGGCCAGGATGTACGAGTGGCAGCCACCGTGGGCAGGCAGGTGGCGCAGGCCAAAGCCGGACCAATTTAG
- a CDS encoding DUF4244 domain-containing protein, giving the protein MNSTFRSALERFYRNEQGMSTIEYAMGSLAAAALAAALYLVVSSGAVADAIESIITTALNNSPG; this is encoded by the coding sequence ATGAACTCCACTTTCCGCAGCGCCCTTGAGCGCTTCTACCGCAATGAACAAGGCATGAGCACCATCGAATACGCCATGGGATCGCTCGCAGCAGCCGCCCTAGCGGCCGCCCTGTACCTGGTGGTCTCCTCCGGGGCGGTGGCAGATGCCATCGAATCCATCATCACCACGGCCTTGAACAACTCGCCAGGCTAA
- a CDS encoding type II secretion system F family protein, whose amino-acid sequence MILLAAFLGAAALWISGSHSAPRLESWQQRRPREPPAWWLRISTKLRGSAIPPEQLAAELELYLACVRAGLAPQQAVATVADAATQGSTRGSTQGSTQGSARGSTQAWMRTASMLALGMSAQQAWAPLAGLKGLEEVTTVAHASARTGASMEPGLSSIAQQLRAGAKAHATAAAERAGVLIALPLTLCFLPAFFTLGLAPVLLALASEILNNH is encoded by the coding sequence ATGATCTTGCTCGCCGCATTCCTCGGTGCTGCCGCGTTATGGATCAGCGGAAGCCACAGCGCACCAAGGCTTGAAAGCTGGCAGCAACGGCGGCCAAGAGAACCACCCGCCTGGTGGCTGCGCATCAGCACAAAATTGCGCGGAAGCGCCATCCCGCCTGAGCAGCTAGCAGCAGAACTCGAGCTCTACCTTGCATGTGTGCGCGCCGGGCTTGCGCCCCAACAGGCAGTAGCCACCGTGGCAGACGCTGCCACGCAGGGAAGTACGCGCGGTAGCACACAGGGCAGCACGCAGGGAAGCGCCCGGGGAAGCACACAGGCGTGGATGCGCACCGCCAGCATGCTGGCTCTAGGCATGAGTGCCCAACAAGCGTGGGCACCACTGGCAGGCCTTAAAGGCCTAGAAGAAGTCACCACCGTGGCACATGCCTCCGCGCGCACCGGGGCGTCGATGGAACCGGGCTTAAGCAGTATTGCCCAGCAGCTTCGCGCCGGAGCCAAAGCACACGCCACTGCCGCCGCCGAGCGTGCAGGAGTGCTGATCGCACTACCACTCACCCTGTGTTTTCTACCCGCATTCTTCACCCTTGGGCTTGCCCCAGTGCTGTTGGCGCTGGCAAGCGAGATCTTGAACAACCACTAA
- a CDS encoding type II secretion system F family protein produces the protein MSLLSMASVAGAIACYGPSPARRIRQAAQGRTTRAVRTVLIAAGLVALAVLFRHALVLISFAIAVLVGLRIWRDTAALRKQRREEASIAAIVHTISTELRVGADPATALAHAAEQERESGIAAAFASAARATRSGAQPGAQLHAMAQHYPALAPIARYWMIAEEHGVALAPLLEQSHRQLRARLERTRSTNAALQGPKATAIILSLLPLVGMLLGSAMGVNVPSVLLGNALGNLLLLIGVSLLSAGAWWSNKIIQGATP, from the coding sequence ATGAGCCTGTTAAGCATGGCAAGTGTTGCCGGGGCCATTGCCTGTTATGGCCCTTCGCCTGCTCGCCGCATACGTCAGGCGGCACAAGGCCGTACAACCCGCGCAGTTCGCACAGTCCTTATTGCCGCAGGGCTTGTGGCGTTGGCGGTGCTGTTTCGCCACGCACTGGTGCTTATCAGCTTCGCCATTGCCGTGCTAGTTGGGCTTCGCATCTGGCGCGATACTGCAGCGCTTCGCAAACAGCGCCGCGAAGAGGCGAGCATTGCAGCGATCGTGCACACCATCAGCACAGAGTTGCGTGTGGGTGCAGACCCAGCCACGGCCCTAGCGCATGCCGCCGAGCAGGAACGCGAAAGCGGCATCGCGGCGGCCTTCGCCAGTGCTGCCAGGGCCACTCGCAGTGGCGCCCAACCAGGCGCACAACTGCATGCCATGGCGCAGCACTACCCAGCCCTGGCACCTATCGCACGCTACTGGATGATTGCCGAGGAACACGGCGTGGCCCTTGCGCCTTTATTAGAACAATCCCACCGCCAACTCCGAGCCAGGCTTGAGCGCACACGCAGCACCAACGCCGCACTTCAAGGGCCAAAAGCCACCGCGATCATCTTAAGCCTGCTGCCCCTTGTGGGCATGCTGCTTGGAAGCGCAATGGGGGTCAATGTGCCAAGCGTGCTGCTTGGCAATGCCCTAGGCAATCTACTGCTGCTGATCGGCGTTAGCTTGCTCAGCGCTGGGGCGTGGTGGTCGAACAAGATTATCCAAGGAGCAACGCCATGA
- a CDS encoding TadA family conjugal transfer-associated ATPase, protein MSKYASLIQEVQRRLAEAPTTDETTLATLVREVSGGVISNVDVVNVLRTLRHESTGVGPLEQVLAIEGVSDVLVHGCHGVWFDRGRGLEKSQVRFSEDAEVRRLATRLLVAAGRRLDDAQCFGDARLPRADGSALRVHAVLSPPAETGTCLSLRVLRQAATSLEALEAHGTFLPGVADCLRQLIQARKSMLIIGGTGSGKTTLLGALLAQVDPRERIIGIEDTAELRPDHPHFVSLVSKTHNTEGRGEVRMEQLLRQALRMRPDRIVLGEIRGAEVVDLLAALNTGHDGCAGTVHANTVEEVPARLEALGALGGLDQHALHSQLSAAAPVVLAMKRTAEGRSLHQIGILQGNPVEVAVLWDARQETPCQVDWSTL, encoded by the coding sequence ATGAGTAAATATGCGTCACTGATCCAGGAAGTCCAACGTCGACTAGCTGAGGCACCCACCACCGATGAAACCACCCTGGCCACCTTGGTGCGCGAGGTATCTGGAGGGGTGATCAGCAACGTGGATGTAGTCAATGTGTTGCGCACCCTGCGCCATGAATCCACCGGTGTAGGCCCGCTTGAGCAGGTCTTAGCCATTGAGGGCGTCAGCGATGTGCTGGTGCATGGCTGCCACGGGGTGTGGTTTGATCGCGGCCGAGGCCTAGAAAAATCACAGGTGCGCTTTAGCGAAGACGCCGAGGTGCGCCGCCTTGCCACCAGGCTGCTGGTAGCCGCGGGTAGAAGGCTTGATGATGCCCAATGCTTCGGCGACGCACGCCTACCAAGGGCAGACGGTAGTGCTCTCAGAGTGCATGCCGTATTAAGCCCGCCCGCAGAAACCGGCACCTGCCTTTCTTTAAGAGTGCTACGCCAGGCCGCAACGAGCCTGGAAGCACTCGAGGCCCACGGCACTTTCTTGCCAGGGGTGGCCGATTGTTTGCGCCAGTTAATTCAGGCACGCAAATCCATGCTGATTATCGGCGGCACCGGCAGCGGCAAAACCACCCTGCTTGGCGCGCTACTTGCCCAGGTTGATCCCCGTGAGCGCATCATCGGCATCGAAGATACTGCAGAGCTTCGCCCAGACCACCCACACTTTGTGTCTTTGGTCAGCAAAACCCACAACACCGAGGGCAGAGGTGAGGTGCGCATGGAACAACTTTTGCGCCAAGCGCTCAGGATGCGCCCCGATCGCATTGTGTTAGGAGAAATCAGAGGCGCAGAAGTAGTAGATCTCCTGGCCGCTTTGAACACCGGCCACGACGGCTGTGCAGGCACCGTGCACGCCAACACCGTAGAAGAAGTCCCAGCACGCCTTGAAGCACTCGGGGCGCTGGGTGGCTTAGATCAACACGCGCTGCACTCCCAACTCAGCGCCGCAGCACCAGTGGTGCTGGCCATGAAGCGCACCGCCGAAGGCAGAAGCCTGCACCAAATCGGCATCCTTCAAGGCAATCCCGTGGAAGTAGCAGTGCTGTGGGATGCCCGCCAAGAAACGCCCTGCCAGGTGGATTGGAGCACCCTATGA
- the ssd gene encoding septum site-determining protein Ssd produces MNRQNYRQAVLIAITDPTLHPEASHVAAATGREVIATTDPREIARHAAKAAAVLVDATTAGHVASVNANTIVLLANDPGPVDWQLAMNIHAEAAMLLPAQAPELLALLGRDDPTPPSDYALIAVCGTAGGAGTTTLAASIAMSLEDACFVDADPYSAGADLVFGVESEPGLRWNDLGNDTQALPAEALQKALIQGPEGVSVLSNSRSGAPPQGQQLAGVLGSLRGASHVVVDCRIGTELATIARDHADACVLLIPAEIRGAACAARVQEECHNARVRTVGVLRHRGWSGIDAEEAATIAGVEIVAEIPTIRGLAKRMELAGLHGPPKPLQRVASSIVHALAHAGGSYE; encoded by the coding sequence ATGAACCGGCAAAACTACCGCCAAGCAGTGTTGATAGCCATTACAGATCCAACCTTGCATCCTGAGGCAAGCCACGTTGCGGCAGCCACCGGCCGCGAGGTTATAGCCACCACCGACCCAAGAGAAATTGCACGCCACGCAGCAAAAGCCGCTGCCGTGTTAGTCGATGCCACCACCGCAGGGCACGTAGCGAGCGTGAACGCCAACACCATTGTGCTCTTAGCCAATGATCCAGGCCCGGTGGACTGGCAATTAGCCATGAATATTCACGCCGAAGCCGCGATGTTGTTACCGGCCCAAGCCCCAGAATTACTTGCCCTGCTTGGCAGAGACGATCCAACACCGCCGAGTGACTATGCCCTTATCGCCGTATGCGGCACCGCCGGTGGGGCAGGTACGACCACCTTGGCGGCAAGTATTGCCATGAGCTTAGAAGACGCCTGCTTTGTCGATGCCGACCCATATTCTGCAGGCGCCGATTTAGTCTTCGGGGTGGAATCGGAACCAGGCTTACGCTGGAATGATCTGGGCAACGATACCCAGGCGCTGCCAGCAGAAGCGCTGCAAAAGGCACTCATCCAAGGCCCCGAAGGTGTTTCGGTGCTCAGCAATAGCCGCAGTGGCGCACCGCCTCAAGGCCAACAACTGGCCGGGGTATTAGGTTCGCTTCGCGGCGCAAGCCATGTGGTGGTCGATTGCCGGATCGGCACGGAATTAGCCACCATCGCCCGCGATCATGCCGATGCCTGCGTGCTGCTCATACCCGCAGAAATCCGTGGTGCGGCCTGCGCGGCCAGAGTGCAGGAAGAATGCCACAACGCCAGGGTGCGCACCGTGGGAGTATTGCGCCACAGGGGATGGTCTGGCATTGATGCAGAAGAAGCAGCCACCATCGCTGGCGTGGAGATCGTGGCCGAAATACCCACGATTCGCGGCCTTGCCAAGCGCATGGAATTAGCGGGCCTGCATGGCCCACCAAAACCCCTGCAACGTGTCGCAAGCAGCATTGTTCATGCACTCGCACATGCCGGGGGCAGCTATGAGTAA
- a CDS encoding HAD family hydrolase: MMSIPGQPPQPPSRSTARSATRSARPDATTPPDATTQPDTNTPAQQHRIAALFDLDKTIIATSSALAYGKEFLQSGLISPSEALQMSMTKASYMLGGHNAQQLDATRDKLSKLIVGWDQAQIQAIASETMHSIICPTIYAEARALIEQHKAKGHEVVIISASAKILVEPIAQELGIEHVIASELEVKDGKFTGELLFYCKGEAKAKALAARAATRGYDLSRCFAYSDSISDVPMLEAVGHPVVVNPDRQLRKIAAERGWQMMSFDNPVPLFTMPSKRDMTISTGLAAAVAGIAGLWWAFRRPRA, from the coding sequence ATTATGAGCATCCCTGGCCAGCCCCCGCAGCCGCCATCGCGGTCAACAGCGCGGTCAGCAACGCGGTCAGCACGGCCGGATGCCACCACCCCGCCAGATGCCACCACGCAGCCGGATACCAACACCCCCGCACAGCAGCACCGAATCGCGGCACTTTTCGATCTTGATAAAACGATCATCGCCACATCCTCTGCCCTGGCCTACGGCAAGGAATTTTTGCAATCCGGCCTGATCAGCCCCAGCGAGGCTTTGCAGATGAGCATGACCAAGGCCAGCTACATGCTCGGCGGGCACAATGCCCAGCAGCTCGACGCCACCAGGGATAAATTAAGCAAGCTCATCGTTGGTTGGGACCAGGCGCAGATCCAGGCGATCGCCAGCGAGACGATGCACAGCATCATTTGCCCCACCATTTATGCCGAGGCGCGCGCCTTGATTGAGCAGCATAAGGCCAAAGGCCACGAGGTGGTCATCATTTCTGCCTCGGCCAAAATTTTGGTGGAGCCGATTGCCCAGGAGCTTGGCATTGAGCATGTGATTGCCAGCGAGCTTGAGGTAAAAGACGGCAAGTTTACTGGCGAGCTGCTGTTTTATTGCAAGGGTGAGGCGAAGGCCAAGGCATTGGCCGCTAGGGCCGCAACCAGGGGTTATGACCTTTCGCGTTGTTTTGCGTATTCAGATTCCATCAGTGATGTGCCCATGCTGGAGGCGGTGGGGCATCCGGTGGTGGTTAATCCTGATCGGCAGTTGCGCAAGATCGCTGCCGAACGTGGTTGGCAGATGATGAGCTTTGATAATCCGGTGCCGCTTTTTACTATGCCCAGCAAGCGTGACATGACCATCAGCACAGGCTTGGCAGCGGCAGTGGCAGGCATTGCCGGTTTATGGTGGGCTTTTCGACGCCCCCGCGCCTAA
- a CDS encoding phage holin family protein, whose translation MSKDSGFYTDSAETFQAQVNSIPLSDVDSVSKDSIGGLVSQATAQMSSLFRSEVELAKTELAAEAKKGAIGGGLFGVAGTLALYSSFFFFFFLAELLSKWMDRWAGFLIVFLIMVALAAILALFGYRKVKKIGKPEKTIESVGELKTLVPGKAEANQDAKTRGMYS comes from the coding sequence GTGAGCAAGGACAGTGGTTTTTACACCGACAGCGCAGAGACGTTTCAGGCGCAGGTCAACTCCATTCCGCTAAGCGATGTTGATTCGGTGAGCAAGGATTCCATCGGCGGTTTGGTCAGCCAGGCCACCGCGCAGATGTCTTCGCTGTTCCGCTCCGAGGTTGAGTTGGCCAAAACCGAGTTGGCAGCCGAGGCTAAAAAGGGCGCCATCGGCGGTGGCCTGTTCGGTGTAGCCGGCACCCTGGCGCTGTATAGCTCCTTCTTCTTTTTCTTCTTCCTCGCCGAGCTGCTTTCCAAGTGGATGGATCGCTGGGCCGGATTCCTAATCGTCTTCTTGATCATGGTGGCCCTGGCAGCCATTCTCGCCCTCTTCGGCTACCGCAAGGTAAAGAAGATTGGCAAGCCGGAAAAGACCATCGAATCGGTAGGCGAGCTCAAGACGCTGGTTCCTGGCAAGGCTGAGGCCAACCAGGATGCAAAGACCCGCGGCATGTACAGCTAA
- a CDS encoding alpha/beta hydrolase, translated as MSPSPLTANLPSAQQRFKRKLSPKVVAFEGDFQHQMLHTRGVRLHAATAGDPSDPLVLLLHDSFGGWFDFRHVIAPLAQKGFHVAAIDMRGYGMSDKPPQGYAHREAVGDLLGCISTLGHNQAHVVGIGAGAAIAWLAAAHEPQRIKSLCTAGSIHPLDLRRAIISSPWHFSNLLAMTSMFRLPKVLSRIFWGHRERIIARDLRTTTSLDYQRSAAFEEELQLRFTAMSIQSTATPVAKTSRYVVNVPPVRWATEKVGVPVRMFSDASALSRVLVRRGAKRCESRFSTERIPGARQRPHLEQPEAFVRSISAFAREVERNLNGHSTP; from the coding sequence TTGAGCCCGAGCCCATTGACTGCAAACCTCCCCAGTGCGCAGCAGCGCTTTAAGCGCAAGCTCTCACCAAAGGTGGTGGCCTTCGAGGGCGATTTCCAACACCAGATGCTGCACACCCGTGGTGTGCGCCTGCATGCTGCCACCGCTGGCGATCCAAGCGACCCCCTGGTGCTGCTATTGCACGATTCCTTCGGAGGCTGGTTTGATTTCCGCCACGTAATCGCCCCGCTGGCGCAGAAGGGCTTTCATGTTGCGGCGATTGATATGCGTGGCTATGGCATGTCGGATAAACCGCCGCAGGGCTACGCCCACCGCGAGGCGGTAGGCGATTTGTTGGGCTGCATTAGCACCCTTGGCCACAATCAAGCCCATGTGGTTGGCATTGGCGCAGGTGCCGCTATTGCTTGGCTGGCGGCAGCGCATGAACCACAGCGGATCAAAAGTCTGTGCACAGCAGGCAGTATTCACCCCCTGGATTTGCGCCGGGCGATCATCTCAAGCCCCTGGCACTTTAGCAACCTCTTGGCAATGACCAGCATGTTTCGTTTGCCCAAGGTGCTTTCGAGGATCTTTTGGGGCCACCGCGAACGCATCATTGCCAGGGATCTTCGCACTACTACGTCCCTGGACTATCAGCGCAGCGCCGCCTTTGAAGAAGAACTCCAGCTCCGCTTTACTGCCATGTCGATTCAATCCACGGCAACACCGGTGGCTAAAACGTCGCGCTATGTGGTCAATGTGCCCCCGGTGCGCTGGGCAACGGAGAAGGTGGGTGTTCCGGTGCGCATGTTCAGCGACGCCTCGGCGCTGTCTCGGGTGCTGGTGCGCCGCGGGGCAAAGCGCTGCGAATCGCGCTTTTCCACCGAACGCATCCCCGGTGCACGCCAACGGCCGCACCTGGAGCAGCCAGAGGCCTTCGTGCGAAGTATCAGCGCTTTTGCCCGCGAGGTAGAGCGCAACCTCAACGGGCACTCAACTCCCTAA